The following proteins come from a genomic window of Loxodonta africana isolate mLoxAfr1 chromosome 19, mLoxAfr1.hap2, whole genome shotgun sequence:
- the LOC135228271 gene encoding immunoglobulin iota chain-like has translation MSWAPVLLTLLTLCTGCGSQPVLHQLLSVFSSPGTTVTLACTVSKDYDMDIHKVHWYQQRLGQAPRRGQNTWYSSISELQAEDEAVYYCAMGPRRSMDKQVEKEKREDKEPAASGSQAPQDTLTWN, from the exons ATGTCCTGGGCACCTGTCCTCCTCACGCTGCTTACCCTCTGCACAG GTTGTGGATCTCAGCCGGTGCTGCACCAGCTGCTGTCGGTGTTCTCATCCCCTGGGACCACAGTTACCCTTGCCTGCACTGTGAGCAAGGACTATGACATGGATATTCACAAAGTCCACTGGTACCAGCAGAGGCTGGGCCAGGCGCCAAG ACGTGGCCAGAACACTTGGTACTCGAGCATCTCCGAGCTGCAGGCTGAGGATGAGGCTGTGTACTACTGTGCTATGGGGCCTCGGCGGAGCATGGACAAGCAGGTGGAGAAGGAGAAGAGGGAAGACAAGGAGCCTGCTGCTTCAGGGTCTCAGGCCCCCCAGGACACCCTGACCTGGAACTAA